A window of Aptenodytes patagonicus chromosome 1, bAptPat1.pri.cur, whole genome shotgun sequence genomic DNA:
gaaaaaaaacacatactCAGAACTAGACTGAAATCTATGCTGATAAAGATTTTTACAACTCCAAATAAGGGATACATGCACTTACCGAACCGTGGGCAAAAGCTCCCACAACAATGGCAACCGGCTCCGCTGTAGGAACTAGTTCACGCAGATCTGACACCTTTGGAACTGCAAAAGAGGTACCTATCTTCATACAGCCCACAGGGAGATGATCACTGACTGGATTTTTAATCACCTGCAGAAAGTTAATAGGGGCATAGAGGTAAGAGACCCTGCCACATAGCTAAGTCCatggtttgtaaaaaaaaaaaaaaaaaaaaaaaatcactcctaCATCACCAGCTGCAAAGGAGGAATGTTGCAACATTACCTGTGAACAGTCAAAGAATGTTTACCTTCAACAATTTCTGAGGCCCATCGGCTGCTCGAACACTGAGCTTATGCAGCAACTGAACtgataagagaagaaaattagtTAAGCTGTCTGTTCTTTTGCCAGAGGAATCCTATCTTCTACCTAGTGATCAGAGCTAAAGTAGACAAAAAGTCTATCTTTAGAGTTCCCAGCATCTTCTAAAGCAGTCCTAAGAAATACTGATCAGCAAGTTACTTTGCTGCTAGTACAGTCTCATGCAGGCACTCCCCACTGTGCTAAGGAACACATAGTTGGACTATGCATCCCGGAACTTGCAAAAAGacactttcatttctctgctcttttctcaGTTTCACATTTTTAAGGTTGGTGCAACTTTTTGACTCTTCCCAAAATTCTTCCACCCCTAACCGCCTTCCTGCATTATTTTGTGGCTGGTATAAAATTTGAATCACTTACCCATAAGACCACAGAATCGATCAAAAGTTCTTGGGATTCTGGTTTGGGGATTGACTTCGATTAGAACATTCTTCTGGGTATGGATATAAACCTGCAGGAGACCAGCCCGATTCAGGGGGCTGTCCATGAGCATCAGGAGACTCTGAAATAGAAAAACATGCAGTAGTGTAAGTAGAAAAGGTGCAAGAGAGAGGACTCTTGGAAAACTTGAGGGTTAGGCCCCATAAATGCAGAAGGGACCGACGTTGAGGCAGAAAGGAGTTCATCCAGCCATACGAGCTCTGCTGCAATGCTGAGCTAAAGCAATCCTCTATCCAAATAAAGAGAATTACTAAACTTACAAACCACGAACATAGTGGGTAAGGGCCAACTCTCGCCCCCGTTCCACGGGCA
This region includes:
- the EMG1 gene encoding ribosomal RNA small subunit methyltransferase NEP1 codes for the protein MAAPRRPHEEEEGEAEDASLEAKRPRGPRRLLVVLEGASLETVKVGKTFELLNCDKHKALLLRNGRDPGEVRPDITHQSLLMLMDSPLNRAGLLQVYIHTQKNVLIEVNPQTRIPRTFDRFCGLMVQLLHKLSVRAADGPQKLLKVIKNPVSDHLPVGCMKIGTSFAVPKVSDLRELVPTAEPVAIVVGAFAHGSVNVDYTEKMVSISNYPLSAALTCAKITTAFEEVWGVV